The sequence below is a genomic window from Arthrobacter sp. U41.
CAGGTTCTTCTGTTCGTCCGGTGACCATCACTACGTAGGCGTTGCTGAACTGACGGATCCGCCGCAGGACCTCTAATCCGTCGATGTCGGGGAGTCCGACATCCAGGATCACCAGATCGGCCTGTTGATCGCGCACAACGTCAACACCCTCGCGCCCGGCGGAGGCAATGTGGACTTCAAATCCCGACTGTAGAAGCGCAGCCGAAAGAAGATTGCGCACGTCCGCGTCATCTTCGACTACTACAGCCACGTCTGAAGCGATCATGGTTCCCCTTGTCTGACACTCCGCGTTTGCCCGAACCGAGGAGGTATTCAATGCGACAGTGCTCAAACTACTAGGGGCAGGGGCGCTTTGCACATTTTTGTTAAGTCAGGAGTCAAGTTTTGTAATTTGGCATGACATTTCATTTGAGATCGAACTCCATATGGCTCAGGTCCAAGCCGCGCTACAGGAGGCTGTCGGCGCAGCATCAGCGGCTCTGAGCGGGAGAAGCGCGGAGCAGCCTCCATCAGGGGGCACCACGCGCTGTTCCAGCGCCTCATGCCCGTAACGGGAGACCTGCATTCACTCACTTTCGGCGGCGCGGGCCCGGACCTGAGTTCTCGTACCATGCGGCCCAGTCCCTCGGGTGGACCGAGGGTCTGCCGATGAGATAGCTCTGTGCTGCGGTCATGCCGAGCCCGGCAACGGCGGCAAGCTCTTCGGGTGTTTCGATGCCTTCGGCGACAAGGGTGGCGCCGATCTGCCGGGCGAACTCGGCGAGGGCGGCACCGAGTGCGAGTTGGCCTTGGTTGTCGTCGATCCCTGCGATGAGGCTGCGGTCCAGCTTGATGATGTCGGGCCGGACGTGCAGGATGTGACGCATGGAGGCGAAGCCCGAGCCGGCGTCGTCGACCGCAATTCGCAACCCCCGCTGCCGGAGCGGCTTCAGAGCAGAGATGAGGGGAGTGTATTCGGATACTTCCAGTCGCTCTGTTAGTTCCAGGACGATTCTCTTCAGCGGCAGACCGGAACGTTTCAGAAGTCCCGGGAGCCTTGGGTCCAGACAGGTCGACGGTGAAATGTTCAGGGCCACGTAAATGGAGGGAGGCAGGCACAAGGCGGCTTCCAATGCTGTCTCCAGGGCGGCGAAATCGAGGTCGGACACAAGGCCGGCGACCGCGGCCTCGGCGAACCAGTACTCCGCACCCACCCCGTCCTCTTCGACGAACCGCGTCAGAGCCTCGACACCGATGAGGTGTCCTGTGGTCAGGTCGTGGATGGGCTGGAAGGCGGTCAGGAGCAGCTTCTGATCGATCATCGCCAGGATCCGGGTTCTGCTCTCTGAGGCGGCTGCCGCCTGTGCTGATTCCGGGGGCAGGGGCCGGCCGGTGCCTTCGAATCCGACGCGTTGTCCCTCACGGGCCTGGCGGAGGGTGCCGGTGACGTCCATCCAGACTGTGGTGCCGTCCCGGTGCCGGCAGCGCACGATGGCTCCGGTCCACGGGGAGCCGGATTCTATATCCGATGTCTGAACGGCTTTCCATGATCTCGCGAGGTCGGCGGGTTCGATGACGACGTTGCAATGCCTGCCAATCAGGTCCGCGGGCGGCCAGCCCAGCATGGTGGCGCTGGCCGGATTGGAGAAAGTGAAGATTCCCTGGTCATTCACCGCCCATACCCAGTCACGGCTGGTGCGCAGGACCGTGTCCATCAGTTGGGCATCATTTAGGGATCTGATGCTCTCAGCGCGGTGGTTCCTGCGGAACCGCAGGGCAAGAACGGTGGCCATGACGATCGGCATCACGATCAGCGATCCGGTTAGCAGTTGGACGCCGGGATGATCCAGCATGCTGGCAGGATCCAGGATCAGGGCGGCACCGGCGGAAAGGGCGAAGACGACCTGGACAACCAGCACGCACACGAGAGCGTCCCGCACCCGCGGTGTACCCGGTTCTTTATCCGTCATGCCGTCACCCCTCGGCTACTCTGCTGAATTCATTCCCTGACACTCGCGTGTTCGCGCTGGGAGCGTCGGGTCCCGGGTACGGCGGCCGCGGCGCGGTTCCGTCGGCGAAGGCGCCGCATGAACACAACTGCTGCGGCCGCGGCCATGAGCAGGACGGCAGCGGTCGCGGCCAGCGGCAGCCACGGGAAACCGTCCTCGGGTGTCGCGGCGACGGTCGGACCGGGGCCGGTGTCAGGGAAGGTGACCGTTGCGGACGCCGTCCGCTCCAGCAGACCGCTCGTTAGCTTGATGTGGGCCGTCCAAGGCCCGTTGGGGAGTACGGCGGGGGTGGTAAAGGTGACGGTCTGGGCGTTGCCCGGGGCGAGGGTTGTCGCCTTCTGCACGTTGAAGGGGCCAGCGGAGAGGCCGCCGGGGCCACCTGTCAGGCTGAGCCCGCCGGTGATGTCGAGTGCGCGTCCGCCCGTGTTCGTGACAACGGCGCTCAGCACAGGGTTGCCGTCATTGCCGCGGCCGGCGGTGACGGAATCAATGGCAAAATCGGCCGGTTTGCCGTTGCCCGGTCCCACAGAGAGGTAGATGCGGATGCCGACCCGGTTGGCCTGCACGACGCCGCCCTTGTCCGCGGGGCTCCGTACTTCGGCCCAGATGGCGCCGTACTGCTCACCTTCAGCCGCGTCGGACGGGACCGTGATCGTCACCAGGATTTCGGCGGCGGCACCGGCTGGCAGATCAACCTGGGGCCGGGCGACCTGGGTCCAGGTGGTGAGGTCGCTTTTAACCGTCTCGTCATCGCCGATGAAGGCGCCGGCCTCGATGTGCGCGGCGCCCTGATAGACGCGGATGGACTGCGCGGATCCGGTATTGTTCTCGACCCGGACCCGGCGCTTGATCTCGGTACCGGGTGCGAGCCTGTCAACAATGTAGGTCCGCGCCCGCGGGTCGTTCTGGGTGCCGGCGGGGATGTCCAGCAGCCGAATTCCGACCCCGGCCGGCTGCGACGGAGGCGGAGCCGGGGTCGTCGCGCGAGGGACGTCAGCCGCGACGGCTGCAGCCACCGGGGAGAAGGCGAGCAGGATCATCGCGATTAGAGTCATCAGGGAACGCAAGAAGTGCCTCTGCATGGTCGTGGGTGGTGCCGTTGCTGTCAACGTCGGGTTCCCGGGCGCTGGCGGTTTGCCGGACCGGGGAACCCGACGCTGATGCGTTGGAGCGCTTAGAGGAACGAGTGGGTCATCGTGGCAGTGTACGTGTCCGCCAGGGTGCCGGCCGGCGCGAGGATGCTCAGGCTGGCGTCCCAGGTGGCGGTGTTGTTGCCGGAGACTGCCGTCGCCGTCTGGACCGTTTTGGCGGTAGACAGGTCCACCTGCGTGGCCGGCGTGACCGTCGCGGTGCCGGTGACCGTCGGCGCGGCCGGGGTGTAGGTGGCTGCGGAGGCAGGGATGGTGCGGGCAGGGACGGCGGTACCTACAAAGCCGGTCAGGATGACCTGAGCCTGCCATCCGGTTACGCCTGCACGGTTGTCGGTGACCTGGACGGCCGTGAGGGGGACGGAGGTAGTGCCTCCTGGCGTCACGGTGCCGAGATTGGCAGTGCCGGGTGCGGAGACCGACAGAACACCAGGTTCAACCAGAACGGTGACCGTAGTGTCCGCCGTCGGGGCGGCAGTCGCCGGAAGGGCGATGGAGCCGACGAGGGCAGCCGAAACGGCAACGGCGAGAGAGACACGGGAGAGATTGCGCATGGTTTGAGACCTTTGCTGGAATCGAAAAGAGGTCCAGGAAGGGCACCTGGCCTGCCGCGGGAAATCACCCTTTCGGCAGGCCCCCACGGTCTACAGCCAAGCTACCCACGCCCATTGTGTTCGGAAACGAAACTGCGCCCATCCTGCTCAACACCTGCGTTAACTCCCGGATCAGGGTAAGGATCTTGCGCTACAGTCGACTGGAAATCGTCTTTCCGGGTTCTCTGACGACTTCATGAAGAACCGCCGACCGCCTCGTTGTACAGTGTGGTTCACGCCCCCGGTTTCCTGTCCCGCACCCGGCACCTCGCGGCCAGGAGAAGTAGTCGAGCGGCCAGGCCGGTTCCGGACTCAGTCGGAACCGGGGAACAAAGGAATAGCCAATGTCGATGGACCGATCCTCCGATCCGGAACGCACTGTTACCCCGCATCCTGCTGACCCGGGGGCGGCTGGTCCGGTGAGTGATGACGTGCCGGGCATCCGGAAGCAGGCGGCCGAGATTATCGATGCCGTTCTGTCCGGGTCTGCGCCCGAGCAGGCTTCCGCCCGTGATCAGCTGCGCGAACATCTGGCGGCCCATCCGGGCCGCCCGGACATTGCGCTGGTAGAGCACCTGACCGCGCTCAGGTCCCTGGGCACCTTCCCTCCAGTGAACCCGGAGGGCCCGGCACCGGTCCCTGTATCAGGGGCGTGGCCTCCGGCCGCTGAATGGTCCGTCCAGCCGGAAGAGAGTCTTAGCTCGAGGGTAGAGGCGGTCCTGAAAGACAGGATGCTGATAACAGCGTTCCAGCCGATACATGACCTCGCCAACGGCGGCGTTGTCGGGGCTGAGGCACTCACCCGGTTCGTCAGTACCGGGAGCGACGCCGCGGAGGACTGGTTCGCAGGAGCCCGGGACGTGCGGCTGGGAAGTGATCTTGAATTCGCGTCGCTGGAGTCCGCCCTTACCGCTGCAAAGGAGCTGCCGGAGAGCCTTTATGTGGCGCTGAAGCTGTCCCCGTCCACGTGTCTGGACCCGCTCCTGGCGGGGCTCCTGGAGCGATCGGGAATTCCTCCTGAGCGCATTGTCCTGGAACTCACTGAAGCCCTGACAAGCGAGCAGCCCGCTGCGATTGTCGCGGCGCTGGCGCCGCTGCGCCGTAACGGAGTCCGGCTCGCGGTTGACCATGCGGGCTCGTATTTCTCCTCGATCCGCCACATCAAGCACCTCCGGCCCGAGATCATCAAACTGGACCGCGCCCTCATTGCCGGAATCGATACCGACACCTTGCGCCATGCCCTCGGGGAGGCCCTGGTCGGGTTGGCCGAACAGATCGGTGCCGTGGCGATCGCCCAGGGAATCGAAACCTGTGCGGAACTGGCAGCTGTGACCGATCTTGGGATGGCCGCAGGGCAGGGCTATTTCCTGGGTCGTCCGACCACCCTCCGGGCAGACTGGAACGCCTGGAACGTCGCCGGACTCGATACCCTCTCCGTGATTGCGCCCGACCAGTCTTAACTACCTCCCGGGTCCTGGCAACAAATACCGGGGCGGACACCGGCGTCCGCCCCGGGGCGTCCCAAAGCCCCGCCCCGTCCCCGGGCCGTGGTGTTCGGTGTTTGTGTCAGCTGCCGATCGTGTCTTCGAATTCAACGTCAGGCGCCGGCTGGGGACTGGTGCCTTGGGTCAACAGCGCCTCGATCATCTGGGAGGGACCGGGCGGGGATAAATGGTATCCCTGTCCCATGCTGCACCCGAGGCCGCGGAGAAAGTGCAGCTGGTCGGGTTTTTCGATGCCTTCGGCGATGACGTCGAGGGAGAGTTTGTGGGCGAGGCCGAGGATACCTTCGAGCATGGCTGTGGCTGGTGCGTAGCCTTCCTGGGGGGTGAGGAAGGACCGGTCGATTTTGAGGATGTCCACGGGCAGCGCAGCGAGCGTGCTCAGGGAGGAGAAGCCTGTTCCGAAGTCGTCGATAGCGATGCGGACGCCTAAGGCTTTGAGTGTATTAAGGGCGCTGATACCGCCGTCAACGTTGCCCGCCAGGGCAGTTTCGGTGACTTCGAGGACCACTTTGTCTGCTTGGGTGGTGGGGTCGGAGAGGATGCGATTGATGGATGCCAGACTCTGTGGGTCTCGGAGCTGGAACGTGGAAAGGTTCACCGCGATCCAGAGGTCCTCGCAGCCGGGAAGGCATTGGCGCCAAGCGGTGGCTTGTTGGGTTGCGGTCTTCAGCACCCAGCAGCCGATGGCGTCGATGTCGCCGGTCTCTTCGGCCAGGGTGATGAACTCGGACGGGGGCAGAATCCCCAGGGTGGGGTGGTGCCAGCGCACGAGTGCTTCAGCGCCCACGATTGCCCCGGTGCGCAAGTTGGTGACGGGCTGGTATTCAACGCGGAGCTGCCCCGCGGGTGTGGCCGCGGGGAGGTCGGCTTTGAGGGCGGCCCGGTACGCCATGTGGTCATAGCCTTCGGCGTCAAAGAGCTGGTAGCGGCCTTTGCCGCCGTGTTTGGCCATATACATCGCGAAGTCCGCTTCCCGCAGCAAGGTGGAGGGGTCCTGCGTTCCGGGTCGCCTTTGGGCGGCCCCCATGCTCACGGTGACCATCAGTCGGTTTTCGCGGACGTGAAACGGTGCGCGCAGGGCCTCGTGGATCCGTGCAGCGACCGCGCCGGTCCCGGAGATACCCTCCTGGTCCGTGACCAGGACCGCGAACTCGTCCCCGCCGAGGCGGGCGACCAGGTCGTTCGGGCGCACGCAGCTCTTGAGCCGGGCAGTGAGCTGGATGAGTAGGGCATCGCCGCTGTCGTGGCCCAGGGAGTCGTTGACATTCTTGAAATCATCGACGTCGATGAATAACAGTCCCGCGTGGCGGGTCCGGAGGTCGTGGCCGGGTCCGAAAGCGCCGGCAAGGCGTTCGGTCAGCGCGGCGCGGTTGGCGAGTCCGGTGAGTGGATCGTGGTTGGCCCGGTGGGTGAGTTCCTCGTGGCTGTCGTGGACGGCGGCGGCCAGGGAGTTGAACGCCTGCGCGAGCTCGCCGAGTTCATCGCGGCGGACCACCTCGATGCGGTGGCGGTAATCGCCGGCGCGCAGCTTTGCGACGCCACGGCTCAGCCCTTCCAGAGGCTGCATAAGGTATTTGATCATCCGTCTGCGGAAGTACAGCACCGCGGCCGCGGTCAGGCTGAACAGCGCACTGCGTGCCACGATCACGAGCTGTTCGAGCCTTGCACTGGAGGCGATTCCAACGTCCAGGGCCTCCAGGGACGAACGCTCGATACCGGCCAGTTGCGTACGGATACGGGCACCCGCCGCGGCGAAGGAAGGAACGTCGGACAGGCGGTCCGCTCCGGCAGCCTGGACCTGGTCTTCCCACAAGCCATGGGCGGCCAAGTTATCCTGCCATGCCCGGCGGGCCACGACGACGTCTGCCCGCATGGTCATCCCGGTTGGAAGTACCATGGCAGCTTTCTCGAACAGGTCAGAAAGTTCCTGCTGCTGCTGGAGGTAGGAGGGCCGGTCCGAGGGTACGCCGGAGAGCAGAAGAAGTCCCGCCTGCTCGTGGGCATCGAGGGCGGCCCGCAGGCCGGCGATGATGTCCGCCTCGGCGTGGAGCCGTGAGGCTGCCGAATGCACCTCGTTCATGACTCCCCGGACACCGATGACGGTAGCCGCGGCCCCGAGCAGCACCGCGAGGAACATCAGCAGGAACGCCCAGGACCACTCACGTTGCAGCGTCCAGGTCCGGGCAG
It includes:
- a CDS encoding EAL domain-containing protein gives rise to the protein MSMDRSSDPERTVTPHPADPGAAGPVSDDVPGIRKQAAEIIDAVLSGSAPEQASARDQLREHLAAHPGRPDIALVEHLTALRSLGTFPPVNPEGPAPVPVSGAWPPAAEWSVQPEESLSSRVEAVLKDRMLITAFQPIHDLANGGVVGAEALTRFVSTGSDAAEDWFAGARDVRLGSDLEFASLESALTAAKELPESLYVALKLSPSTCLDPLLAGLLERSGIPPERIVLELTEALTSEQPAAIVAALAPLRRNGVRLAVDHAGSYFSSIRHIKHLRPEIIKLDRALIAGIDTDTLRHALGEALVGLAEQIGAVAIAQGIETCAELAAVTDLGMAAGQGYFLGRPTTLRADWNAWNVAGLDTLSVIAPDQS
- a CDS encoding putative bifunctional diguanylate cyclase/phosphodiesterase, yielding MMTKHSPAERLEVGRRAQPDGSIIGRDPGLSCDCGCRFPSISAAVPSTATTASGTLPDAPARTWTLQREWSWAFLLMFLAVLLGAAATVIGVRGVMNEVHSAASRLHAEADIIAGLRAALDAHEQAGLLLLSGVPSDRPSYLQQQQELSDLFEKAAMVLPTGMTMRADVVVARRAWQDNLAAHGLWEDQVQAAGADRLSDVPSFAAAGARIRTQLAGIERSSLEALDVGIASSARLEQLVIVARSALFSLTAAAVLYFRRRMIKYLMQPLEGLSRGVAKLRAGDYRHRIEVVRRDELGELAQAFNSLAAAVHDSHEELTHRANHDPLTGLANRAALTERLAGAFGPGHDLRTRHAGLLFIDVDDFKNVNDSLGHDSGDALLIQLTARLKSCVRPNDLVARLGGDEFAVLVTDQEGISGTGAVAARIHEALRAPFHVRENRLMVTVSMGAAQRRPGTQDPSTLLREADFAMYMAKHGGKGRYQLFDAEGYDHMAYRAALKADLPAATPAGQLRVEYQPVTNLRTGAIVGAEALVRWHHPTLGILPPSEFITLAEETGDIDAIGCWVLKTATQQATAWRQCLPGCEDLWIAVNLSTFQLRDPQSLASINRILSDPTTQADKVVLEVTETALAGNVDGGISALNTLKALGVRIAIDDFGTGFSSLSTLAALPVDILKIDRSFLTPQEGYAPATAMLEGILGLAHKLSLDVIAEGIEKPDQLHFLRGLGCSMGQGYHLSPPGPSQMIEALLTQGTSPQPAPDVEFEDTIGS
- a CDS encoding sensor domain-containing phosphodiesterase, which codes for MTDKEPGTPRVRDALVCVLVVQVVFALSAGAALILDPASMLDHPGVQLLTGSLIVMPIVMATVLALRFRRNHRAESIRSLNDAQLMDTVLRTSRDWVWAVNDQGIFTFSNPASATMLGWPPADLIGRHCNVVIEPADLARSWKAVQTSDIESGSPWTGAIVRCRHRDGTTVWMDVTGTLRQAREGQRVGFEGTGRPLPPESAQAAAASESRTRILAMIDQKLLLTAFQPIHDLTTGHLIGVEALTRFVEEDGVGAEYWFAEAAVAGLVSDLDFAALETALEAALCLPPSIYVALNISPSTCLDPRLPGLLKRSGLPLKRIVLELTERLEVSEYTPLISALKPLRQRGLRIAVDDAGSGFASMRHILHVRPDIIKLDRSLIAGIDDNQGQLALGAALAEFARQIGATLVAEGIETPEELAAVAGLGMTAAQSYLIGRPSVHPRDWAAWYENSGPGPRRRK